Proteins encoded within one genomic window of Brassica rapa cultivar Chiifu-401-42 chromosome A09, CAAS_Brap_v3.01, whole genome shotgun sequence:
- the LOC103841367 gene encoding tryptophan synthase alpha chain, chloroplastic has protein sequence MAIAFKSGVCFLHSPKPQVGIRHSSPDSSLSFKRLAPIAALSTSSPTLGLADTFKELKKQGKVAFIPYITAGDPDLSTTAEALKVLDACGSDIIELGVPYSDPLADGPVIQAAATRSLEKGTNLDNILDMLDKVLPELSCPVSLFTYYNPILKRGLGKFMSSIRDVGVQGLVVPDVPLEETEFLRKEALNNNIELVLLTTPTTPTERMKRIVDASEGFIYLVSSIGVTGARASVSGKVQSLLKDIKEATDKPVAVGFGISKPEHVKQIAGWGADGVIVGSAMVRLLGDAKSPTEGLKELESLTKSLKSALL, from the exons atggcgattgctTTCAAATCCGGCGTCTGCTTCCTCCACTCCCCAAAACCCCAAGTCGGAATCCGCCACTCTTCTCCCGATTCCTCCCTCTCTTTCAAGAGATTGGCTCCCATCGCTGCCCTCTCCACCTCTTCTCCCACCCTCGGTCTCGCTGATACTTTCAAGGAGCTCAAAAAACAAGGCAAA GTAGCATTCATACCTTACATCACAGCTGGTGATCCAGATCTCTCTACTACTGCCGAAGCATTGAAAGTTCTCGACGCTTGTGGTTCCGACATTATCGAACTGGGTGTTCCTTACTCTGACCCTTTAGCTGATGGACCTGTTATTCAG GCTGCGGCGACTAGGTCTTTGGAGAAGGGGACCAACCTTGATAACATCCTTGACATGTTGGATAAG GTTCTTCCAGAGTTATCTTGTCCTGTTTCGCTGTTTACTTATTACAACCCGATTCTTAAACGTGGGTTGGGGAAGTTCATGTCCAGCATCAGAGATGTCGGTGTACAGGGGCTTGTTGTTCCGGATGTTCCTCTTGAGGAAACTGAGTTCCTGAGAAAAGAAGCACTTAACAACAACATTGAACTG GTCCTACTCACAACACCAACCACACCAACAGAGAGAATGAAGCGAATTGTTGACGCATCAGAAGGATTTATATACCTT GTGAGCTCAATTGGAGTGACGGGTGCACGTGCATCTGTAAGCGGGAAGGTCCAGTCGCTCTTGAAGGATATAAAAGAG GCAACAGACAAGCCAGTGGCGGTTGGTTTTGGTATATCAAAGCCTGAGCATGTGAAACAG ATAGCTGGATGGGGAGCTGATGGAGTGATTGTAGGAAGTGCAATGGTGAGGCTTTTGGGAGATGCCAAGTCGCCAACGGAAGGGCTCAAGGAGCTTGAGAGTCTCACAAAGTCTCTCAAATCTGCTCTTCTTTGA
- the LOC103841366 gene encoding kinetochore protein NDC80 homolog: protein MRGGAAGKRKTTAGFSGAPQPQPPPSVDYQRQLFNSRDSDASFASSRPSSVGLSRASDIHTDRSHQSSTIRSVNAFLASHNSPISLRAHPVPPVKDISETLVFLLSTVDFHCDDRKWDEDVVFFLRSLSCPLKLTKSTLRAPNSPHNWPNVLAVISWLVQYARFRQHLSSSLASVAPDANSMSSFGIRSYCHFIRGEDDSVNNLDSEFLGKLEAEKVTIAETISNSEKVAAELEAKLDALRKGPSKKEALEKVKSDLEKDVNKFRTMVAERSERTRGMEKVVEEKEKEVVAKEEERGRIFEENKELKKSVEVQSFNVRDVERMKRELQAVERDVGEAEVARDGWEQKAWEVNSQISNQFHQIQRMAIDCNQALRRLKVDVQFAVNESGKVPEEVMGVEYKALVKPALCSLYDGIKEGSTNKAEELVSLQQQVSEMASKIESRKSLLRSIQLQVNEVEEKMKLVKKETQELASNCDLEVKTMAESLRTDAMNLEVVEKEAAEMLKASEVRLEEAVKQSEEEVQAVAARLFALIDSISKHKEYMDSKILEVKTGVADTASAVAEIYKGSLKRHFGG, encoded by the coding sequence ATGAGAGGCGGAGCCGCCGGAAAGAGAAAAACAACGGCCGGTTTCTCCGGAGCACCACAACCGCAACCACCACCTTCCGTAGATTACCAGCGCCAACTCTTCAACTCCCGAGACTCCGACGCCAGTTTCGCCAGCAGCCGCCCCTCATCAGTCGGCTTAAGCCGCGCCTCCGATATACACACCGACAGATCTCACCAATCCTCCACGATCCGCTCCGTCAACGCCTTCCTCGCGTCTCACAACTCCCCGATCTCGCTCCGCGCCCACCCCGTCCCTCCCGTCAAAGACATCTCCGAAACCCTAGTTTTCCTCCTCTCCACCGTCGATTTCCACTGCGACGATCGCAAATGGGACGAGGACGTCGTCTTCTTCCTCAGATCGCTTAGCTGCCCGCTCAAGCTCACCAAATCCACCCTCCGCGCTCCGAACTCGCCTCACAACTGGCCTAACGTCCTCGCCGTGATAAGCTGGTTGGTTCAGTACGCTCGCTTCCGTCAGCATCTATCGTCGAGTCTCGCCTCGGTGGCTCCGGATGCTAACTCCATGTCTTCCTTCGGGATCCGAAGCTACTGCCACTTCATCCGCGGGGAAGACGATTCGGTTAACAATCTTGATTCGGAGTTTTTAGGGAAACTCGAAGCGGAGAAGGTTACGATCGCTGAAACGATCTCGAATTCTGAGAAGGTTGCTGCCGAATTGGAGGCGAAGCTAGATGCGTTGAGGAAAGGTCCTTCGAAGAAGGAGGCTTTGGAGAAAGTTAAGTCTGATTTGGAGAAAGATGTTAACAAGTTTCGCACGATGGTTGCGGAACGTAGCGAGAGGACTCGTGGGATGGAGAAGGTTgtggaggagaaggagaaggaagtGGTGGCTAAGGAGGAAGAGAGGGGACGGATCTTTGAAGAGAATAAGGAGTTAAAGAAGAGCGTGGAGGTTCAGAGTTTTAACGTGAGGGACGTTGAGAGGATGAAGAGAGAGTTGCAGGCCGTGGAGAGAGATGTTGGGGAGGCTGAGGTGGCTAGAGATGGTTGGGAGCAGAAAGCTTGGGAGGTTAATTCGCAGATTAGTAATCAGTTTCATCAGATTCAGAGGATGGCGATTGATTGTAACCAGGCTCTGAGGAGGTTGAAGGTTGATGTTCAGTTCGCTGTGAATGAGAGTGGGAAGGTACCTGAGGAGGTGATGGGTGTGGAGTATAAAGCTCTGGTGAAGCCAGCTCTGTGTTCGTTGTATGATGGTATCAAAGAAGGGTCGACGAACAAGGCTGAGGAGCTTGTTTCCTTACAGCAACAGGTGTCTGAAATGGCGTCGAAGATCGAATCAAGAAAGAGTCTTTTGAGGTCGATTCAGTTGCAGGTCAATGAAGTTGAAGAAAAGATGAAGCTAGTGAAGAAGGAAACTCAGGAGCTGGCTTCAAACTGCGACCTGGAGGTGAAAACTATGGCTGAGAGTTTGAGAACTGATGCAATGAATCTGGAGGTTGTGGAGAAAGAAGCTGCAGAGATGTTGAAGGCTTCAGAGGTTAGATTGGAAGAAGCAGTGAAGCAGAGCGAAGAGGAGGTCCAAGCTGTTGCTGCTCGACTCTTTGCGCTTATTGATTCGATATCGAAACATAAAGAGTATATGGATTCGAAGATCTTGGAGGTGAAAACTGGTGTTGCAGACACTGCTAGTGCTGTTGCAGAGATATATAAAGGGAGCCTTAAGAGGCACTTTGGTGGTTAA
- the LOC103841368 gene encoding F-box/LRR-repeat protein 17, with protein sequence MQPQPHIPPATANAAISAALKSQRARKNRGSYSCGRCGQPKKGHVCHLPPLDVPSTPIAPEPVTSIAAAASSTRSTVVSLSSAPLRQSFTNLRRALSFDDDVDARDETDLTDLSLDTEIVQPGRFHAVGLWEVLKRLPPSGLLMAARVCKGWRETARKMWKAAEELRIRVPKRAQIGYVGSLLQKCPGLVTLTLKLESDFDATTLACIAFSCPNLEVLEILTCGAAVNRISGDELGRFVSNKRGLTSLKMEGCSNLGGFSLTSTSLSTLWLSDLHSLSKMIFNCPNLIEISLEFSQQEGDSTDLVTMVDGLGRTCTRLQNIHIASLKLSHIVVLALTAVNFRCLRMLSLVLGIDITDASVDAISSSYTNLELLDLSGSSITDTGLGMICDVLPDTLSKLLVALCPNITSSGIQFATAQLPLLELMDCGMTVSDPNSDNPLTPQKTSGYNQKMFIKHKRMKKLSLWGCSSLDALFLNCPELRDLNLNSCNNLQPESLVIQCPKLEIVHASGCQKLLTVAIRKQISENFAAGENHMTRKRLADGSKRIQAPPSLYQETREDDENYPAKKRRKIEKEVCTIID encoded by the exons aTGCAGCCTCAGCCGCATATCCCTCCAGCCACCGCCAACGCAGCGATCTCAGCCGCCCTTAAATCTCAACGAGCGAGAAAAAACCGCGGGAGTTACAGTTGCGGACGATGCGGCCAGCCCAAGAAAGGCCACGTCTGCCATCTCCCTCCTCTCGACGTCCCCAGCACTCCGATCGCTCCCGAGCCGGTGACCTCCATCGCCGCAGCGGCGTCCTCCACTCGCTCCACCGTCGTTTCCCTATCATCCGCGCCGCTGCGCCAGTCCTTCACTAACTTGCGCCGCGCGTTGTCTTTCGACGATGACGTGGACGCGCGTGACGAGACGGATCTGACGGATCTGAGTTTGGATACGGAGATTGTTCAGCCGGGGAGGTTTCACGCGGTGGGGCTATGGGAGGTGCTTAAACGGCTGCCTCCGTCTGGGTTGCTGATGGCGGCTAGGGTTTGTAAAGGGTGGAGAGAGACGGCGAGGAAGATGTGGAAAGCGGCGGAGGAGCTGAGGATTAGGGTTCCGAAGAGGGCTCAGATTGGTTACGTTGGATCGTTGCTGCAGAAGTGTCCTGGACTTGTTACTCTGACTCTTAAACTCGAGAG TGATTTTGATGCGACAACTCTGGCATGCATTGCTTTTTCTTGTCCTAATCTGGAGGTTTTGGAGATTTTAACTTGTGGCGCAGCTGTCAATAGGATTTCTGG GGATGAGCTGGGTCGCTTTGTTTCTAATAAACGTGGACTTACAAGCCTTAAGATGGAAGGATGTTCCAACTTGGGAGGATTTTCCCTTACTTCAACAAGCCTTTCTACTCTTTGGCTTTCAGATCTTCATTCTCTCTCGAAGATG ATATTCAACTGTCCAAATCTTATAGAAATCTCACTTGAGTTTTCTCAACAAGAAGGTGATTCAACTGATCTTGTAACAATGGTTGATGGTCTGGGAAGGACTTGCACTAGATTGCAGAACATTCACATTGCCTCTCTGAAGCTTTCACATATCGTTGTACTTGCTCTTACTGCTGTGAATTTCAG GTGTTTGAGAATGCTGTCGCTAGTTCTTGGAATAGATATCACCGATGCATCTGTAGATGCCATTTCCTCAAGTTACACAAACCTTGAGCTGCTTGATTTGAGTGG TTCCAGCATTACTGATACTGGCCTCGGGATGATCTGCGATGTTTTACCTGATACACTCTCAAAACTACTTGTTGCTCTTTGTCCCAACATTACATCAA GCGGCATTCAGTTTGCTACTGCTCAACTACCTCTTCTTGAGCTGATGGACTGTGGCATGACTGTATCTGATCCCAATTCAGATAATCCGTTGACTCCACAAAAGACATCAGGCTACAATCAGAAGATGTTTATTAAACATAAACGGATGAAGAAACTCAGTTTGTGGGGATGCTCCAGTTTGGAC GCTTTGTTCCTAAACTGCCCAGAGCTCAGGGACTTGAATTTGAACTCGTGCAACAATTTGCAACCTGAGAGTTTGGTGATCCAGTGTCCAAAGTTAGAAATTGTGCACGCATCAGGATGTCAAAAGCTATTAACAGTAGCTATCCGGAAACAG ATTTCTGAGAACTTTGCAGCTGGGGAAAACCATATGACACGGAAACGCTTGGCTGATGGGTCGAAGAGGATTCAGGCTCCACCTTCGTTATACCAAGAG ACAAGAGAAGATGATGAGAATTATCCAGcgaagaagagaaggaagattGAGAAGGAAGTGTGTACCATTATAGATTAA